GTGCAACCAGACTCGACATCCTTGCTTTTGTGGGATACTGGGAAGTCTTGGAGGCCTTCCAAAGTTGATCGAATGCCAAAAGCGGGGTCATCGGTGCTACGATGACTGTAGTCGTCGGCGAGGCTGGCCACACTAGTATCGGAGACAAGCGGACGATCTGGCGCATATAAATGCCCATCATGGTCAATCTGCACGAGAGGGTTGATTTGATGGTCCATGCGGCTGCGTTCGTTCTCTCCGTCCTCATGAGTGGACGAGCGCGGGCTTGCCATGGTGGTGGTAGCGAATAGAGCTAGCAACACGTAGAACACGAACATCTTTATCCTATAATATATGAAGTTCGTTTCGATAATATGACTAGGTATGAAAGTAAGGATACGATGGTTGAAATCGCCTGAGTCTTTGCTAGCTGAGGAACAAGACCACTCTGCTACCGCTCGATGGCGCTTTTATATCTCCCTGAGGCAATAAATTACGCCATAAGTTTGAAATGAAGGCAAGAGTTGTAAGCTGATTCGAGTTGGTTTGGTACCGTGACTGACTGGAAGGAGGGCTGACATTCGGCTGACGTCAGAAGTTGAAATCGTGATAAACCGATCCTTCCATGGGCTCATCTAGCCTGGTATTTACTCCGTCAGAGGTAGAACACTAAATGAAAGCGGAAAGAGAGCTGTATTGTGAGTAGGCGGTTCCAGATAGTTACCCAATCATCGCAGCTAATCAAGTACCTATAGAATCCTTGTGGCTATTTGCTTGATCCGGAGTAGAGTGGTACGGGTAACCCGAAAAACCCAACCTGAACCCGCCCCAACCCGGCTCCCGGTTCGAGTTGggttctagatctagaatCCGGTCCGGGTTTTAGGTTCTAGAGctaaaatctatattaaatctagaaatttaaGTAAGTTAAAATAGAGTagattttctagattaaatttaatttatctagtCCACAAGGGGGTGAGTATTTATAGAAGGATAGAATAAAGTAGAGCCAATAGTAGCTATAGATTAGTAAAGTGGGTTAGGATTTTTtctaaactaaatattatagattaaagtattttaaatataatattaactaaattataaaattaataatatttaaattaatatagattaaaaaaaattatagaaatttatatttagataatttttaaatataaattctataatttataataatagagattaatttaaatagattataatattttattaaaaatttatttaaagtataatttaattaaataaaattttttattaattatctataattttaattatctagtaatactagtaaaattaataattttaataaaatctatttaaattatattttattctaaattaaatatatttaatttaaaaaattaattaaatctaataataatttactaattaatttaataaattttaaattattatttctattttatagtatactagtaataatattctttattttaaattctatatttaaaaataattaattaattataatttatattaaattaaaaataataatattctatattaagctatatattttatattatttttttttaattttattaatattttattttattttctattatctattttctatataaaatttatattatattagttatagaatatttaattttttaaaaattaaatagattatctataattatttataaaaaatattagtatagtatataatttaataaaattatatactatattaaaaatattatctatagtaaaaaatatattaagataatctagatttaataaattatttaataataaaagaatattactctatatataaagaatattaaaattttctattaaatagattagatattttttaaattatctatatatttaaatagattattatattactatagctatttaaactattaatatattaaataaaatttaaaaactatatataattactaatagatagtctataaatagttctaatatatttaaaaaaactaaactatataaaaataataataattctaaaaaataaagctatagtaattatatataattataatatattaatagatatttctattataaaaagaattctattatatctatatttataaaaactagtagaaaaaactatatatttttatatatataaaataaataaactaaataatctaataaaatactatagtatagaaaataataaaaatctagactaaatctaataaaattaaaaagatctataatattaatttatagctatagataattaaatagatctaatatttataaaagtttattatctctagtaattttaatatattatatactatagtagctactctattatttaatataaataattctataaaataaagtatataatatatataaatagctataaaaaatataatatataaaagctagtaaataatatagtatattaaataagctatttaaattaaaataatataatttaaaaaaaattaaatactatattatctattac
This window of the Aspergillus flavus chromosome 8, complete sequence genome carries:
- a CDS encoding uncharacterized protein (expressed protein); this translates as MFVFYVLLALFATTTMASPRSSTHEDGENERSRMDHQINPLVQIDHDGHLYAPDRPLVSDTSVASLADDYSHRSTDDPAFGIRSTLEGLQDFPVSHKSKDVESGCTGNCGEGYIIALCPRGESECSQPCKDACAEYGCYTNWFECRRQSDVINQCYCYCQRVTKYVTT